The following proteins are encoded in a genomic region of Leptospiraceae bacterium:
- a CDS encoding host attachment protein gives MNLTRKWIVVADQSKARIFEYQGPGKPFKLIKKFEHPEGRMKIYSNDGGESFDRAGYGRHKTEPVEDPKEVENKRFASEISEYLKQSKLDNKYDYIYIASGPSFLGYLKEKLDSNVSRNVQAWISKNLANIEDREIHLYFKDYLNV, from the coding sequence ATGAACCTCACAAGAAAGTGGATTGTTGTAGCTGATCAATCCAAAGCAAGGATTTTTGAGTATCAAGGTCCAGGAAAGCCTTTCAAACTCATCAAGAAATTCGAACACCCAGAAGGAAGAATGAAAATTTATAGCAATGATGGTGGTGAAAGTTTTGATCGAGCCGGTTATGGAAGACATAAAACCGAACCCGTAGAAGACCCTAAAGAAGTAGAAAATAAAAGATTTGCTTCCGAAATTAGTGAATACCTCAAACAATCCAAATTAGATAACAAATATGATTATATTTACATTGCAAGTGGTCCATCTTTCTTGGGCTACTTAAAAGAAAAACTTGACTCTAATGTAAGTAGAAACGTCCAAGCTTGGATTTCCAAAAATTTAGCCAATATTGAAGACAGAGAAATCCATCTTTACTTCAAAGATTATTTGAATGTGTAG
- the pheT gene encoding phenylalanine--tRNA ligase subunit beta, with protein sequence MKLSFRWLNHYIELHDVSIGELAHKITMSICEIEDIHKVFEFDPNLVIGKVLEVSPHPDSHQLKICKVDIGSDVLQIVSGAENLEKNQHVVVAKIGAKLKADKDNEKEELKIEKRTIKNVDSFGMICSTKELQLDNLFGFNGGVWILDELEEDVWDFIHKAKAKKSKKQIPEGKKKNIKNKKFTLGTPLREFLPIEDTVLEIDNKSITHRPDLWGHFGFALELSALLGRKIKYDVVNKTKEESKKLSYNKKLPQKKILIQNESALAYNGVVCSDVRVEKSPFWMRLLLTSIDQKSINNIVDISNFVMYELGQPNHAFDLDEIKSDTIRCDFNKKEFLFTALDKETYTIPKNSIVIYDEDRPIALGGIIGGYETSIQEKTKNIFIESATFPREHIRKTISALSIRTESARRFEKGQDPAKSKLGIERFLILLKQQQPQVKIGKIQSYPKKLKIQENKIQTTISFIQKRLGFSISKNKVKEILNRLNFKIEEVDKDTIKITVPSYRSYYDITIPEDIVEEIGRLYGYDNIEPVAPRVEIQKPKLPHQRYFERQVKFFLSQSGSFYETMNYSFASKEDNLQFGYEGIQLKNPAQKQKDRMRVSLIPGLLEQLKLNIHRFEEAGLYELGRVFLPEEKEKKTKQNSNKLPLEKQKLTLVYFTERLQDYKNYFKSSDDERIGIFYYVREIIEKMFKYFYIDYEIKENTKHFLYHPNCQVEFYRFDQSLGSLGILHPDLYMKYEFPLSKVIILGDLDFDGLYAIWNEKRSKKETTYKPPSQFPKSTFDFTILLEKRESTYTPIEHIQTLKFPEIQKIEVLEIYTGAPIPEGKKSVSYRVHCLDYQSIPSERIQTMLDSIVKLLEKKGFPLRV encoded by the coding sequence ATGAAGTTATCCTTTCGTTGGTTAAATCATTATATCGAATTGCATGATGTTTCAATTGGAGAATTAGCTCACAAAATCACCATGTCGATTTGCGAGATTGAAGATATTCATAAGGTGTTTGAGTTTGATCCTAATCTCGTAATCGGAAAAGTCTTAGAGGTATCACCACATCCAGATTCTCATCAACTCAAAATCTGCAAGGTGGATATTGGTAGCGATGTTCTTCAGATTGTTAGTGGTGCTGAAAACTTAGAAAAAAACCAGCATGTTGTAGTGGCAAAAATCGGTGCAAAACTCAAAGCTGACAAAGACAATGAAAAAGAAGAACTCAAAATCGAAAAACGAACCATCAAGAATGTTGACTCATTTGGGATGATTTGTTCTACGAAAGAGCTCCAACTGGATAACCTTTTTGGCTTTAATGGTGGGGTATGGATTTTAGATGAATTAGAAGAAGACGTTTGGGATTTCATTCATAAAGCAAAAGCAAAAAAATCAAAAAAACAAATCCCAGAGGGTAAAAAAAAGAACATCAAAAACAAAAAATTCACTTTAGGAACTCCCTTGAGGGAATTTCTCCCTATTGAGGATACAGTCTTAGAGATCGATAACAAATCCATAACCCATAGACCTGACTTGTGGGGACATTTTGGTTTTGCTTTGGAGCTCTCTGCTTTATTGGGAAGAAAAATTAAATATGACGTAGTTAATAAAACCAAAGAAGAATCTAAAAAACTTTCATATAATAAAAAACTCCCGCAGAAAAAAATCTTAATTCAAAACGAGTCAGCATTAGCGTACAATGGGGTTGTTTGTTCTGATGTTCGGGTAGAAAAATCCCCTTTTTGGATGCGCCTTCTTTTGACTTCCATTGATCAGAAATCTATCAATAATATCGTTGATATTTCGAATTTTGTCATGTATGAGTTGGGTCAGCCTAATCATGCCTTTGATTTGGATGAAATCAAATCCGATACCATCAGATGTGACTTCAACAAAAAAGAATTTCTTTTTACTGCATTGGACAAAGAAACTTACACCATTCCGAAAAACAGTATTGTGATTTATGACGAGGATCGTCCCATTGCTTTGGGAGGAATCATTGGAGGATACGAAACTTCTATTCAAGAGAAGACCAAAAATATTTTTATTGAGTCTGCCACATTCCCACGAGAACACATCCGAAAAACCATTTCAGCACTCTCCATCAGAACCGAATCAGCCCGGCGTTTTGAGAAAGGACAGGACCCTGCAAAATCAAAATTAGGAATAGAAAGATTTTTGATTCTTTTGAAACAACAGCAACCCCAAGTTAAAATAGGAAAGATTCAATCATATCCAAAAAAACTAAAAATACAAGAAAATAAAATCCAAACAACTATTTCGTTTATTCAAAAAAGATTGGGCTTTTCGATTTCGAAAAACAAAGTCAAGGAAATTCTCAATCGCCTAAACTTTAAAATTGAAGAAGTAGATAAAGATACAATAAAAATCACAGTTCCCAGTTATCGTTCTTATTATGATATTACCATTCCGGAAGACATCGTAGAGGAGATTGGACGACTTTATGGCTATGATAACATTGAACCCGTAGCACCCAGAGTAGAAATTCAAAAGCCGAAATTACCTCATCAACGATATTTCGAAAGACAAGTGAAGTTCTTTCTTAGCCAATCAGGTAGTTTCTATGAAACAATGAATTATTCTTTTGCAAGCAAAGAAGATAATCTACAGTTTGGATATGAGGGAATACAGCTAAAAAATCCAGCTCAAAAACAAAAAGACAGAATGCGAGTAAGCCTCATACCAGGACTTTTAGAGCAACTGAAACTCAACATCCATCGTTTTGAAGAAGCGGGTCTTTACGAATTAGGAAGGGTTTTTCTCCCCGAAGAAAAAGAAAAGAAAACAAAACAAAATTCAAATAAACTTCCTTTAGAGAAACAAAAACTAACATTGGTATATTTCACGGAAAGGCTGCAAGATTATAAAAATTATTTTAAATCTTCTGATGATGAAAGAATAGGAATTTTTTATTATGTCCGAGAGATCATAGAAAAGATGTTTAAGTATTTTTATATTGACTATGAAATCAAAGAAAATACGAAACATTTTCTCTATCATCCCAATTGTCAGGTGGAATTTTATCGTTTCGATCAATCATTAGGAAGTTTAGGGATTCTTCATCCTGATCTCTATATGAAATACGAATTCCCGTTATCGAAGGTCATAATTTTAGGGGATTTGGATTTTGATGGTTTGTATGCCATCTGGAATGAGAAAAGAAGTAAAAAAGAAACAACTTATAAACCTCCTTCTCAATTTCCAAAGTCAACTTTTGATTTTACTATTCTTCTCGAAAAGAGAGAGTCAACATATACACCAATAGAACATATTCAAACTCTGAAATTTCCAGAAATCCAAAAGATTGAGGTTTTAGAAATCTACACAGGAGCTCCCATTCCAGAAGGAAAAAAATCTGTTTCTTATCGAGTACATTGTTTGGATTACCAGTCGATTCCGAGTGAAAGGATCCAAACGATGTTGGATAGTATTGTCAAACTTTTAGAAAAGAAAGGATTTCCTTTGCGAGTTTAG
- a CDS encoding radical SAM protein — MTPLSKEVISTDLEVLEKFIEQYKEIPIEAIIKQDILRLGLNFDSGALQNQEYKTKDYFIFTFDHVPLSEQPETVRFRAPEEIKIHGGLFELLPTVISVRIDPTSPYKITIEENQVVLKLHNTTLAEVEFPPIPPWYQYRTRNNKIPGEIAPVIEWGYLIYLTVFRNCQYFGKDEECAFCDINHNWRQQKNFKRPYTGVKSIEDILEVLSWIDKEDTTAKVYTITGGSVVTELQGKNEQDFYFQYVEAIESHFPNRWLGKMVVQAWEKEDLIRFKEAGIKIYHPNYEVWDKRLFSILCPGKERYIGRDNWIRRIIESTEIFGASNVIPNFVGGVELAKPYGFDSVEEAIRSTQEGLEFFMSHGVVPRFTTWCPEPYTTLGNQQKPPLRYFLELLTVWKRTFEKYKLPVPPGYGEPGRGRAVFSVSAFMDVIGYQGRN, encoded by the coding sequence ATGACACCCTTATCGAAAGAAGTCATTTCCACAGATTTAGAAGTTTTAGAAAAATTCATAGAGCAATACAAAGAAATCCCGATTGAGGCAATCATCAAACAAGACATATTGCGACTTGGATTAAATTTTGATTCAGGAGCTCTACAAAACCAAGAATACAAAACCAAAGACTATTTTATTTTTACTTTTGACCATGTTCCTTTGTCTGAGCAACCAGAGACGGTTCGATTTAGAGCTCCTGAAGAAATTAAAATTCATGGCGGTTTGTTTGAACTGCTTCCCACCGTCATTTCCGTAAGGATTGATCCCACATCACCCTACAAAATCACCATCGAAGAAAATCAAGTCGTACTCAAACTCCACAACACTACGCTTGCGGAAGTAGAATTTCCCCCCATACCACCTTGGTATCAATACCGAACACGAAACAACAAAATTCCAGGAGAAATTGCTCCGGTGATCGAATGGGGATATTTGATATATCTTACAGTATTTCGTAATTGTCAGTATTTCGGGAAAGACGAAGAATGCGCTTTTTGCGACATCAACCACAATTGGCGTCAACAAAAGAACTTCAAGCGTCCCTACACAGGAGTTAAAAGCATCGAAGACATCCTCGAGGTTTTAAGCTGGATTGACAAAGAAGACACAACGGCTAAAGTCTATACGATCACAGGTGGTTCGGTTGTTACTGAACTTCAGGGTAAAAACGAACAAGATTTTTATTTTCAATATGTCGAAGCCATTGAGTCCCACTTTCCAAATCGCTGGTTAGGAAAAATGGTGGTCCAAGCTTGGGAAAAAGAGGATTTGATACGCTTCAAAGAAGCAGGTATCAAAATCTACCATCCAAACTACGAAGTTTGGGATAAACGGCTCTTTTCCATTCTCTGCCCCGGAAAAGAACGATACATTGGTCGAGACAACTGGATTCGAAGAATTATTGAGTCAACAGAGATCTTCGGTGCTTCGAACGTAATACCTAATTTTGTTGGTGGAGTCGAATTAGCCAAACCCTATGGTTTTGACTCTGTTGAAGAAGCAATACGATCTACCCAAGAAGGTCTGGAGTTTTTCATGAGTCACGGAGTGGTGCCTAGGTTCACTACCTGGTGCCCTGAACCATATACAACCTTAGGAAACCAACAAAAACCTCCCCTACGTTATTTCTTAGAACTCCTCACTGTTTGGAAAAGAACCTTTGAAAAATACAAACTTCCTGTTCCTCCAGGTTATGGAGAACCAGGAAGAGGAAGAGCTGTCTTTTCAGTTAGTGCTTTTATGGACGTGATTGGGTATCAAGGAAGAAATTGA
- a CDS encoding flagellar hook-basal body complex protein FliE gives MKIFGYSGVQFDSGFPKVEGAKTYSPFKLRTIYEKHMQITQKPPLTELVPEKERVLTDFAFALNEYLGRVEKLALDSEDLTKKSIYDPDNVDVHEIMIASQKARFALNLTKTLADGVIRAYRELTTPR, from the coding sequence ATGAAAATTTTCGGCTATAGTGGTGTACAGTTTGATAGTGGATTTCCTAAAGTAGAAGGAGCAAAAACGTATTCTCCTTTTAAATTGAGAACGATCTATGAAAAACACATGCAGATAACCCAAAAGCCACCACTAACAGAACTTGTACCAGAAAAAGAACGGGTTCTGACGGACTTTGCTTTTGCATTAAATGAATATTTAGGAAGAGTAGAAAAGTTAGCCTTGGATTCTGAAGATCTAACCAAAAAATCCATCTATGATCCTGATAATGTTGATGTTCATGAAATCATGATAGCCTCACAAAAAGCCCGCTTTGCTCTGAACTTAACAAAAACCTTAGCGGATGGTGTGATACGAGCCTATCGAGAACTCACAACACCGAGATAA
- the pheS gene encoding phenylalanine--tRNA ligase subunit alpha, with amino-acid sequence MKLQLLESLKEIEVSTTSKLKTIQNLEELREIYQEVLGKKGKIPEILKNLKDLSLEEKREVGSFANELRDRLSEVFKQKQTELERSQLLSKIQQEYFDARRPLSSKVGNLHPLSQIQYEVEDIFLAMGFQIMDGPEVELDEYNFGKLNFTDDHPARDMQDTFWTTDGFLLRTHTSSVQVRAMEVLTPPFRVIVPGRVYRYEETDASHENTFYQLEGMMVDKDVSVAHLIYVMKTFLSTFFEKEVKVRLRPGFFPFVEPGFELDIQCLVCKGKGCPVCKYTGWVEILPCGLIHPNVLKAGKIDPNEWSGFAFGMGLSRLVMMRHSIEDIRHFLSGNIRFLEQF; translated from the coding sequence ATGAAACTCCAACTATTAGAGAGTTTAAAAGAGATTGAAGTCTCTACAACATCAAAACTAAAAACCATCCAAAATTTAGAAGAACTCCGAGAAATCTATCAAGAAGTTTTGGGGAAAAAAGGCAAAATCCCAGAAATCCTCAAGAACCTAAAGGACCTTTCTCTTGAAGAAAAACGAGAAGTGGGAAGTTTTGCAAACGAATTAAGAGACCGATTATCTGAAGTTTTCAAACAAAAACAAACTGAATTAGAGCGTTCACAACTTCTCAGCAAAATCCAACAGGAATATTTTGATGCAAGAAGACCTTTGTCTTCAAAAGTTGGGAATTTGCATCCATTGAGTCAAATCCAATATGAAGTAGAAGACATTTTTCTTGCTATGGGATTTCAAATCATGGATGGACCCGAAGTCGAATTAGATGAATATAATTTCGGGAAGTTGAATTTTACTGATGATCACCCTGCAAGAGACATGCAGGATACGTTTTGGACAACGGATGGTTTTTTGCTTCGAACCCATACTTCTTCTGTGCAGGTTCGAGCCATGGAGGTTTTAACTCCTCCCTTTCGAGTAATTGTTCCAGGAAGAGTGTATCGTTATGAAGAAACCGATGCCTCCCACGAAAATACTTTTTATCAATTAGAAGGGATGATGGTGGATAAAGATGTTTCCGTTGCCCATTTGATTTATGTGATGAAAACCTTTCTTTCCACGTTTTTTGAAAAAGAAGTGAAGGTTCGACTACGACCTGGGTTTTTTCCCTTCGTGGAGCCTGGCTTTGAGTTGGATATTCAATGTCTTGTGTGCAAAGGGAAGGGTTGTCCTGTTTGTAAATATACTGGATGGGTAGAAATCCTTCCTTGTGGCTTGATCCATCCTAATGTTTTGAAAGCAGGTAAAATTGATCCTAATGAATGGTCGGGGTTTGCCTTTGGGATGGGACTAAGCCGTTTGGTGATGATGCGACATTCTATTGAGGACATACGTCATTTTCTTTCGGGAAATATTCGATTTTTGGAGCAATTTTAG
- the fliF gene encoding flagellar basal-body MS-ring/collar protein FliF codes for MPEFLKQLWNKIVEVWNQLDTVKKITVGVVLALIIASLAFVAFYSKKPEMVVLYENLSASDYAEITKFLETMGYDWRGVGTDTIFVNGLQRQEIITKLAQENLIPVGVEGWEIFNMSRWDETTFDKNVKLHRAIKGSLEQMLMTLDFVKSARVELAIPQRNNFLTDVEPVKASVVLTLKPGIETLTPKQISGIKNLIYRAVPNLKRENITITDNFGKEFVEPDALDEEERRLKLVEKKKEFEERERRKWMEEIKSSLSELYSADRITIIRVALNVNWDEIKEKQHLVEPVEAEPENPETPYPDRKLMPGGTLTVSENTRNERFRGQGFTPGGPTGTEQQLPPGYRDLDYQRAEYGNQDVIRNYDYNRIEKEIIRQPWEERARSIAVAVDGRWIRKGVKEDGSGYIREYIPPTKEELKAIEKLLKASLLYKAARGDQIVVEHIQKDRTAQFEQEDAELRRQLMIQRLLVISAISILAFILLYLLYRAIKNEIARRRRLREEELAAQQQLMREAALRVADEGAAEVELSIDEKARRELLENAINLAREKPDEVAKLLRTWLSEET; via the coding sequence ATGCCTGAATTTCTAAAGCAATTATGGAATAAAATAGTGGAGGTCTGGAATCAACTTGATACTGTAAAAAAAATCACTGTCGGAGTGGTTCTGGCTTTGATCATTGCGAGTTTGGCTTTTGTTGCGTTTTATTCAAAAAAGCCAGAGATGGTGGTGCTCTATGAAAATTTGAGTGCTTCGGACTATGCAGAAATCACAAAGTTCTTAGAGACAATGGGTTATGACTGGAGGGGTGTTGGCACGGATACTATTTTCGTCAATGGACTACAAAGACAAGAAATCATCACCAAATTAGCCCAAGAAAACCTCATCCCAGTAGGAGTTGAAGGATGGGAAATTTTCAATATGTCTCGTTGGGATGAAACCACATTTGATAAAAACGTCAAACTCCATCGTGCCATAAAGGGGTCGTTAGAGCAAATGCTCATGACATTGGATTTCGTCAAATCGGCAAGGGTAGAGCTTGCCATACCCCAGAGAAATAATTTTCTTACTGACGTTGAACCTGTAAAAGCCTCTGTGGTTTTAACTCTCAAACCTGGCATTGAAACCCTTACCCCAAAACAAATTAGTGGTATCAAAAACTTGATTTATCGAGCTGTTCCCAACCTTAAAAGAGAAAACATCACCATCACAGATAACTTTGGGAAAGAATTTGTAGAACCTGATGCCTTAGATGAAGAAGAACGAAGACTCAAATTAGTAGAGAAGAAAAAAGAATTCGAAGAGCGAGAAAGACGCAAATGGATGGAAGAAATCAAAAGTAGTCTGAGCGAGCTCTATTCTGCGGATCGAATTACCATCATCAGAGTAGCCCTCAACGTAAACTGGGATGAGATCAAAGAAAAACAACACTTAGTAGAACCCGTAGAAGCGGAACCAGAAAACCCAGAAACCCCCTATCCTGATAGAAAGTTAATGCCGGGAGGAACATTGACAGTCTCAGAAAACACAAGAAATGAGCGCTTTCGTGGTCAAGGTTTTACTCCGGGAGGTCCCACCGGAACCGAGCAGCAACTTCCCCCGGGTTATCGGGATTTGGATTACCAACGAGCTGAATATGGCAATCAAGATGTTATTCGAAACTATGACTACAATCGTATTGAGAAAGAAATCATTCGTCAACCCTGGGAAGAACGAGCTCGTTCTATCGCGGTTGCTGTAGATGGAAGATGGATAAGAAAAGGAGTAAAAGAAGATGGTTCAGGCTATATCAGAGAATACATTCCCCCCACGAAAGAGGAACTCAAAGCCATTGAAAAACTCCTCAAGGCTTCGTTGCTTTATAAAGCAGCAAGAGGGGATCAAATCGTAGTTGAGCATATACAAAAAGATCGTACGGCTCAATTCGAACAAGAAGACGCTGAACTTCGAAGGCAATTGATGATACAGCGGCTTTTAGTCATATCTGCAATTTCCATCTTGGCATTTATTTTATTGTATTTACTTTATCGAGCCATTAAGAATGAAATTGCCCGAAGAAGAAGACTCAGAGAAGAAGAGTTAGCCGCACAGCAACAACTCATGCGAGAAGCCGCACTTAGAGTTGCTGATGAAGGAGCTGCGGAAGTAGAACTTTCAATTGATGAAAAAGCACGAAGAGAACTTCTCGAGAATGCTATCAACTTGGCTCGGGAAAAACCGGATGAAGTTGCAAAACTCCTTCGCACATGGCTTAGTGAAGAAACATAA
- a CDS encoding TraR/DksA family transcriptional regulator, protein MGKTQTHLSKKELKEFKELLLEERKKILEQLSEEEQLFLNQEEPDEADQADVYINNTLLRNLSDVELEKLRLIDRALEKIELGTYGICEGTGKPIPKERLRAIPWTPYTVEYAEMLDKKKKRR, encoded by the coding sequence ATGGGAAAAACACAAACACATTTATCCAAAAAAGAATTGAAAGAATTCAAGGAACTTCTTTTAGAAGAAAGAAAAAAAATCTTAGAACAACTATCAGAAGAAGAACAATTGTTTTTGAATCAAGAAGAACCGGATGAAGCCGATCAAGCTGATGTTTATATTAACAATACATTGCTTCGCAATCTTTCTGACGTTGAATTAGAAAAGCTGCGTTTAATTGATCGAGCTCTCGAAAAAATTGAACTTGGAACCTATGGTATATGTGAAGGAACGGGAAAACCCATACCCAAAGAGAGACTTCGAGCAATTCCTTGGACACCCTATACAGTCGAATATGCTGAAATGTTAGATAAGAAGAAAAAAAGAAGATAA
- a CDS encoding gamma carbonic anhydrase family protein: MIYPYREHYPEIGEGVFIAPSADVIGQVKIGKHSSIWFGSLVRGDVDKIEIGDFTNIQDQCVVHVTGGKFPTYIGNHCTLGHRVVVHGAVLKDYAFIGIGAIVMDGCEVGEFAILAAGSLLPPGKKIPDGMLAMGVPAKVVRAITDEEREMIIKTQEKYAQLAKEYLERLGRPTHSNNL; the protein is encoded by the coding sequence ATGATTTATCCTTACAGAGAACACTATCCTGAGATTGGCGAGGGTGTTTTCATCGCTCCCTCAGCAGATGTGATTGGGCAAGTCAAAATTGGAAAACATAGCAGCATCTGGTTTGGTTCTTTAGTTCGAGGTGATGTAGATAAAATTGAAATAGGAGATTTTACGAACATTCAGGATCAATGTGTTGTTCACGTGACGGGTGGAAAGTTTCCTACATACATTGGAAATCATTGCACCTTAGGGCACAGGGTAGTGGTGCATGGAGCTGTTTTGAAGGATTACGCTTTTATTGGGATTGGTGCTATTGTAATGGATGGTTGTGAAGTAGGAGAATTTGCTATTTTAGCCGCAGGGAGTTTACTTCCCCCAGGCAAGAAAATCCCGGATGGGATGTTAGCCATGGGGGTTCCTGCAAAAGTGGTAAGAGCTATCACCGATGAAGAAAGAGAAATGATCATAAAAACCCAAGAAAAATATGCTCAATTAGCAAAAGAATATCTCGAACGGCTGGGAAGACCTACACATTCAAATAATCTTTGA